Proteins encoded within one genomic window of Helicobacter sp. 'house sparrow 1':
- a CDS encoding protein-L-isoaspartate(D-aspartate) O-methyltransferase produces MFVKSALMSEEIAKVFPLDKRIKDAIANVDRELFVPVSLRMHAYALSALPIQENQWISSPLTVAKMTQFLLPDGADSVLEVGCGSGYQAMVLSKVFRRVFTIERIEKILLEAQARIRKSGVYNINTKLDDGQKGWSAYAPYDRILFSACAQEIPRALEEQLQEGGILVAPMLIDGKQVIKRFRKINGYLDRGEILEECRFVPVLDGVMR; encoded by the coding sequence ATGTTTGTTAAAAGTGCTTTAATGAGTGAGGAAATTGCAAAAGTTTTTCCCTTGGATAAGCGGATTAAGGATGCGATTGCTAATGTGGATAGGGAATTGTTTGTTCCGGTGTCTTTGAGGATGCATGCTTATGCATTAAGTGCTTTGCCCATTCAGGAAAATCAATGGATTAGTTCTCCTTTAACAGTTGCAAAGATGACGCAATTTTTATTACCAGATGGAGCAGATAGTGTTCTAGAAGTGGGTTGTGGAAGTGGTTATCAAGCTATGGTTTTATCAAAAGTTTTTAGAAGAGTTTTTACGATTGAAAGAATTGAAAAAATTTTACTTGAGGCTCAAGCTAGAATCCGCAAAAGTGGTGTTTATAATATTAACACAAAGCTTGATGATGGCCAAAAGGGTTGGAGTGCGTATGCACCCTATGATAGAATCCTTTTTTCTGCATGTGCCCAAGAAATCCCAAGGGCTTTAGAGGAGCAATTGCAAGAAGGGGGTATTTTGGTTGCCCCAATGTTAATAGATGGCAAGCAGGTTATAAAGCGTTTTAGGAAGATAAATGGATATTTAGATAGGGGTGAGATTCTAGAGGAGTGTCGTTTTGTACCCGTTTTGGATGGGGTAATGCGTTAA
- the rplM gene encoding 50S ribosomal protein L13, which produces MEITKTAKANEITRDWVVLDAKDKTFGRLITEIAVLLRGKHKPCFTPNVDCGDFVVVINAQQVKFSGMKLEDKEYFTHSGYFGSTKSKTLKEMLAKSPEKLYHLAVRGMLPKTKLGRAMIKKLKVYRGAEHPHTAQVSKSK; this is translated from the coding sequence ATGGAAATAACAAAAACCGCTAAAGCGAATGAAATAACCAGAGATTGGGTTGTTCTTGATGCAAAAGACAAGACTTTTGGGCGTCTTATAACAGAGATTGCAGTCCTATTAAGAGGTAAGCATAAACCTTGCTTTACTCCAAATGTTGATTGCGGGGATTTTGTAGTGGTGATTAATGCACAGCAAGTGAAGTTTTCTGGTATGAAGCTGGAAGATAAGGAATATTTTACACACTCAGGATATTTTGGAAGTACAAAGAGTAAGACACTAAAAGAAATGCTAGCAAAAAGCCCTGAAAAGCTTTATCATTTGGCAGTTAGAGGGATGCTTCCAAAGACAAAATTAGGTCGTGCAATGATTAAAAAACTTAAAGTGTATAGAGGTGCAGAGCATCCACATACAGCACAAGTATCAAAAAGTAAATAA
- a CDS encoding glycosyltransferase, giving the protein MQREIAPFFSIIIPIYNVEKYLSRCLDSVLNQSFKNIEIILINDGSTDTSGEIAREYAKSDHRIKLINQENKGQGHARNIGLKMGGGDYILFVDSDDYIEKDMCEKLYEVLKHQEIEVLVTPFFFVKGKRKILGDYFTKILPQQKIFDAKTGADSILRICKNSLFITTIAHFIFKNDYLKQKNIYFPEGILYEDVIFCTDAFLQAKKIYLSKICKYYYDLTPISTMRGKASFSKKVYSANSYYVLANLLQQRIQNYTESSLKEILKISSETAMDHTLRAIQKTNYHKDLIFTKDDLLGFNCNLSILQKLNLHYPIYYRLFFPLVLFIRRVRIVLSRTIRSLYAIFFNHNSNL; this is encoded by the coding sequence ATGCAAAGAGAAATTGCACCATTTTTTTCAATCATAATTCCAATTTATAATGTTGAAAAGTATCTTTCTAGATGCCTAGATTCTGTACTCAATCAGAGTTTTAAAAATATAGAAATTATTTTAATTAATGATGGAAGTACAGATACTAGTGGTGAAATTGCAAGAGAATATGCTAAAAGTGATCATCGCATTAAACTTATTAATCAGGAAAATAAGGGTCAGGGTCATGCAAGAAATATCGGTTTAAAAATGGGGGGGGGGGATTATATACTCTTTGTGGATTCTGATGATTATATAGAAAAGGATATGTGTGAAAAACTCTATGAAGTCTTAAAACATCAAGAAATTGAAGTTTTAGTCACTCCATTTTTCTTTGTAAAGGGCAAACGAAAAATTTTAGGAGATTATTTTACAAAAATCTTGCCTCAACAAAAAATATTTGATGCAAAAACGGGTGCAGATAGCATTTTAAGAATCTGTAAAAATAGTCTTTTTATCACTACAATTGCGCATTTTATCTTTAAAAATGATTATTTGAAACAAAAAAATATCTATTTTCCCGAGGGAATTTTATATGAAGATGTGATCTTTTGCACAGATGCTTTCTTGCAAGCCAAAAAAATTTATTTAAGTAAAATTTGTAAATATTATTATGACTTAACACCTATCTCTACAATGCGAGGTAAAGCATCTTTTAGTAAAAAAGTCTATTCTGCAAATAGCTATTATGTTTTAGCTAATCTCTTACAACAGAGAATACAAAACTATACAGAATCTTCCTTGAAAGAAATCCTAAAAATTAGCTCAGAGACTGCTATGGATCACACTTTAAGAGCGATCCAAAAGACAAATTACCACAAAGACTTAATTTTTACAAAAGACGATTTATTAGGTTTTAATTGCAACCTCTCTATTCTACAAAAACTAAATCTTCACTACCCTATCTATTATCGTCTTTTCTTTCCTCTTGTCTTATTTATAAGAAGAGTAAGAATAGTTCTATCAAGGACAATAAGGTCACTTTATGCCATTTTTTTCAATCATAATTCCAATTTATAA
- the truA gene encoding tRNA pseudouridine(38-40) synthase TruA, with protein MFVAAKIAYDGSKFYGFSKQKDYLSVVEFLEKKLATFGIFTKVMGAGRTDRGVHATGQVIKFEVPDYWDLERLLKLFNIKAYPLVAIRRIWKVTENFHPRFDAVKREYRYIFGKSRRNIWLSSYVSYEVYDSQEKIQEALEIFIGKHDFLFFSKRGSDATTSVREIYKAFLYEYQILNDKYLVAVFQANGFLYAQIRMMMGAILAYSRGEITLDDLKSQLLVQKSVYQIPSSPSGLYLSKIFY; from the coding sequence ATGTTTGTTGCTGCAAAAATTGCTTATGATGGAAGTAAATTTTATGGCTTTTCAAAACAAAAAGACTACTTAAGTGTAGTTGAGTTTTTAGAAAAAAAGTTGGCTACATTTGGAATCTTTACTAAGGTAATGGGTGCAGGAAGGACAGATAGAGGAGTCCATGCTACAGGACAAGTTATTAAGTTTGAAGTTCCAGATTATTGGGATTTAGAGAGATTATTAAAACTATTTAATATTAAAGCATATCCTTTGGTTGCAATAAGAAGAATTTGGAAGGTAACGGAGAATTTTCATCCAAGATTTGATGCAGTTAAAAGAGAATATCGCTATATTTTTGGAAAAAGTAGAAGAAATATTTGGTTAAGTTCTTATGTTTCTTATGAGGTTTATGATAGTCAAGAAAAAATACAAGAAGCCTTAGAAATATTTATTGGAAAGCATGATTTTTTGTTTTTTAGTAAAAGAGGCAGTGATGCTACAACCAGTGTTAGGGAAATTTATAAAGCATTTTTGTATGAGTACCAAATTTTAAATGATAAATATCTTGTTGCAGTTTTTCAAGCTAATGGATTTTTATATGCACAAATAAGAATGATGATGGGTGCTATTTTAGCCTATTCAAGAGGTGAAATTACTCTTGATGATTTGAAATCACAACTTTTGGTACAAAAATCTGTTTATCAGATTCCATCAAGCCCAAGTGGCCTTTATCTCAGCAAGATTTTTTATTAA
- a CDS encoding carbon-nitrogen hydrolase family protein, translating into MTFKKIYTLQPHIHQDYNLNLEFLLKHIKHAQDGSIILAPEVMLTGFAYQKMEEASEFSRIATEKILEATTNKTCIITMIEKNNQSYFNNLKVFHNNGLIHKQAKTKLFALGDEHLHFKQGSIEECVPFMIDGIKCSALICFELRFPRMWDLVRDSEIVFISAQWGEPRKEHFETLSRALAILNQSYVITSNPKNLQMAKGSAIISPYGLVFKNDRKEVIALEIHLDEVARVRKYIQVREK; encoded by the coding sequence ATGACTTTTAAGAAAATTTATACTCTACAACCCCATATACACCAAGATTATAATCTTAATCTTGAGTTTTTACTCAAGCATATCAAGCATGCACAGGATGGCTCTATCATTCTTGCTCCTGAAGTAATGCTTACAGGGTTTGCATATCAAAAGATGGAAGAAGCAAGCGAGTTTTCAAGAATTGCAACAGAGAAGATTCTTGAAGCTACGACCAATAAGACCTGCATCATTACAATGATTGAAAAAAATAATCAGTCTTATTTTAATAATTTGAAGGTTTTTCACAATAATGGTCTTATCCATAAACAGGCTAAAACCAAACTTTTTGCTCTAGGAGATGAGCATTTACACTTTAAGCAAGGAAGCATTGAAGAGTGTGTACCTTTTATGATAGATGGTATTAAGTGTAGTGCTTTAATTTGTTTTGAATTGCGTTTTCCTAGGATGTGGGATTTGGTGAGAGATTCTGAAATTGTTTTTATATCAGCACAATGGGGAGAACCCAGAAAAGAACATTTTGAAACACTTTCAAGAGCACTTGCAATCTTAAATCAAAGTTATGTTATAACAAGCAATCCTAAAAACTTGCAAATGGCAAAAGGGAGTGCAATCATCTCTCCTTATGGTTTAGTTTTTAAAAATGATAGAAAAGAAGTTATAGCTCTTGAAATTCATTTAGATGAGGTAGCGCGTGTTAGAAAATATATCCAAGTGAGAGAAAAATAA
- the rpsI gene encoding 30S ribosomal protein S9, whose translation MAKVYATGKRKTAIAKVWLSSGTGKLVINGSDLDTWLGGHEAIKMKVMQPLMLTNQDKSVDIIATTFGGGYSAQAEALRHGISKALNAYDISFRAILKPKGLLTRDARVVERKKYGKKKARRSPQFSKR comes from the coding sequence ATGGCAAAAGTTTATGCGACAGGAAAAAGAAAAACAGCAATTGCTAAGGTTTGGTTAAGTAGTGGTACTGGAAAGCTTGTAATCAATGGAAGTGATTTAGATACTTGGCTTGGAGGTCATGAAGCAATAAAGATGAAAGTAATGCAACCTCTTATGCTTACAAATCAAGACAAGTCGGTAGATATTATTGCAACAACTTTTGGTGGTGGGTATTCTGCTCAGGCAGAGGCTTTAAGACATGGTATTTCAAAAGCACTTAATGCTTATGATATTTCTTTTCGTGCAATTTTAAAACCAAAAGGATTACTCACAAGAGATGCTCGTGTAGTTGAGCGTAAAAAATACGGAAAAAAGAAAGCAAGAAGAAGTCCTCAATTCTCAAAAAGATAA
- a CDS encoding LptF/LptG family permease, translated as MFKKYLFSSIAQIFFPFFLVLFFISSVVLLISIAGITLVVKMNFTDLMLVFLYLLPGTVFFIIPITFFASCVLGLARLSYDYELLVFFSLGVSPKKILRFFIPISLLVTFVLLIFSLALIPLSKSAYSDFIAEKRTKIDVNVRPGDFGQKLGDWLVYIDDMKDNVYEGLVLFSGVDLGQESFVVAKKGKVENLDGVFKMSLENGDAYFAKDNEIKKINFQEMAIQSELKKINLSSYDLWAYWRSAFHGKKSQARRLSQAILTSLFPLASLFLIPLFGIANPRFQKNLSYVYILVTVIVYFGFVHIFGENAPFVGILLIPLMTIGISYYFYRKRVLRVY; from the coding sequence ATGTTTAAAAAGTATCTTTTTAGTTCAATTGCACAGATATTTTTTCCTTTTTTCTTGGTATTGTTTTTTATTTCTTCTGTAGTTTTACTTATAAGTATCGCAGGGATTACATTAGTAGTGAAGATGAATTTCACAGATTTGATGCTTGTGTTTTTATATCTTTTGCCAGGAACAGTGTTTTTTATCATTCCTATTACTTTTTTTGCTTCCTGTGTATTGGGACTTGCAAGACTTTCGTATGATTATGAGTTATTGGTATTTTTTTCCTTGGGTGTTTCGCCTAAAAAGATTTTAAGATTTTTTATCCCAATTAGCTTACTTGTGACATTTGTATTGCTAATTTTTTCTCTAGCATTAATCCCTTTATCCAAAAGTGCTTATTCTGATTTTATTGCAGAGAAGAGAACAAAAATTGATGTAAATGTAAGACCTGGAGATTTTGGCCAAAAGCTTGGGGATTGGCTTGTTTATATTGATGATATGAAAGATAATGTGTATGAGGGGCTTGTTTTATTTTCAGGGGTTGATTTGGGGCAAGAAAGTTTTGTGGTTGCAAAGAAAGGAAAAGTTGAAAACCTAGATGGAGTTTTTAAAATGAGTCTAGAAAATGGTGATGCTTATTTTGCAAAAGATAATGAAATAAAAAAGATTAACTTTCAAGAGATGGCAATCCAAAGTGAGCTTAAAAAAATCAATCTAAGTTCATATGATTTATGGGCATATTGGAGGAGTGCTTTTCATGGAAAAAAATCCCAAGCAAGAAGATTGTCTCAAGCTATTCTTACTTCTCTTTTTCCTCTTGCAAGTTTATTTTTAATCCCTCTTTTTGGTATTGCAAACCCAAGATTCCAAAAGAATCTTTCTTATGTATATATCCTTGTAACAGTTATAGTTTATTTTGGTTTTGTGCATATTTTTGGTGAAAATGCTCCATTTGTAGGGATCTTGTTAATTCCCTTGATGACTATAGGGATTTCTTATTATTTTTATAGGAAGAGAGTGCTTAGAGTTTATTAA
- a CDS encoding ribonucleotide-diphosphate reductase subunit beta yields the protein MEEVIVNRKKIYNPESVETVNERRIFGGNPTSIFDLNKIKYQWAYDLWKTMLANTWFPEEVNMNGDKRDYNGGLTSQEKIGYDRALAQLIFMDSLQTNNLIDNVNPFITSPEINLILVRQAYEEALHSQSYAVMVETISANTDEIYDMWRVDMQLRSKNDYIANVYLDLAKNPTERNIVKAMFANQILEGIYFYSGFAFFYTLASSGKMLGSAQMIRFIQRDEVTHLIVFQNMIRTLKKERADLFTKDLEEEVIEMFRRAVDIESAWGEYITQGQILGLTTELIRQYIEYLADTRLSKVGMSKLYNVEHPIKWVEQYASFNEQKTNFFEAKVTNYAKGSLIDDF from the coding sequence ATGGAAGAAGTAATTGTCAATAGGAAAAAAATTTATAATCCAGAATCTGTAGAAACTGTGAATGAAAGAAGAATTTTTGGTGGAAATCCAACTAGTATATTTGATCTTAATAAGATTAAGTATCAGTGGGCTTATGATTTGTGGAAAACGATGTTGGCAAATACTTGGTTTCCAGAAGAAGTCAATATGAATGGAGACAAAAGGGATTATAATGGGGGATTAACTTCTCAAGAAAAGATTGGGTATGATCGTGCTTTGGCCCAGTTGATTTTTATGGATAGCTTACAGACAAATAATCTTATTGATAATGTGAATCCTTTTATTACTAGTCCAGAGATTAATCTTATTTTAGTACGTCAGGCATATGAAGAGGCTTTGCATTCTCAAAGTTATGCGGTGATGGTAGAAACTATTTCAGCAAATACAGATGAAATTTATGATATGTGGCGCGTAGATATGCAATTAAGAAGCAAGAATGATTATATTGCTAATGTGTATTTAGACCTTGCTAAGAATCCAACAGAGCGCAATATTGTTAAAGCAATGTTTGCAAATCAAATTCTAGAGGGGATTTATTTTTATAGTGGTTTTGCATTCTTTTATACTCTTGCTAGTTCAGGAAAAATGCTTGGATCTGCGCAAATGATTCGTTTTATCCAAAGAGATGAGGTTACGCATCTTATTGTTTTTCAAAATATGATAAGAACCCTAAAAAAAGAAAGAGCTGATCTTTTTACAAAAGATTTAGAAGAAGAAGTAATAGAAATGTTTAGAAGAGCTGTTGATATAGAATCTGCTTGGGGAGAATATATCACTCAAGGTCAAATTTTAGGACTCACTACAGAATTGATCCGACAATACATTGAATATCTTGCTGATACTAGGTTATCAAAGGTTGGTATGTCAAAACTCTATAATGTGGAGCATCCTATTAAGTGGGTGGAGCAGTATGCAAGCTTTAATGAGCAAAAGACTAATTTTTTTGAGGCAAAGGTTACAAATTATGCGAAGGGAAGTTTGATTGATGACTTTTAA
- a CDS encoding prepilin peptidase, which yields MSFCTRFGWGNALMFSGLAPQYFFFDFGFKESFVFFVIFVLSSFFLYKNNREFFLLNFFFIPIGFIPLYSYPNLFGIWLCSFLYIAFILAIYDAKYLAVPAWLNYLLVIEAFCSFFISSFVLDFFDILCEAFALVGLLAILQVVIRTALKREALGDGDLVFVFALGIAFGFFGGLEILFFGSLVGLLFILYKRKRKLLPMITFLWIGICLKILSGLYDV from the coding sequence GTGTCGTTTTGTACCCGTTTTGGATGGGGTAATGCGTTAATGTTTTCAGGACTTGCTCCTCAATATTTTTTCTTTGATTTTGGCTTTAAAGAGAGTTTTGTTTTTTTTGTTATATTTGTTTTGAGTTCTTTTTTTCTTTATAAAAATAACAGGGAATTTTTTCTATTAAATTTTTTTTTCATTCCCATAGGTTTTATACCACTTTATAGTTACCCTAATTTATTTGGTATATGGCTTTGCAGTTTTTTATATATTGCTTTTATCTTAGCAATTTATGATGCAAAATATCTTGCTGTTCCTGCTTGGTTGAATTATCTTCTTGTAATAGAAGCATTCTGTAGCTTTTTTATTAGCAGTTTTGTTTTAGATTTTTTTGATATTTTATGCGAAGCTTTTGCTTTAGTGGGATTATTAGCAATTTTACAAGTGGTAATACGCACAGCTTTAAAGAGGGAAGCGTTAGGAGATGGCGATTTGGTCTTTGTTTTTGCCTTAGGAATTGCATTTGGATTTTTTGGAGGACTAGAAATCTTATTTTTTGGAAGTTTAGTGGGATTGTTGTTTATCCTTTATAAAAGAAAAAGAAAGCTACTACCTATGATTACTTTTTTATGGATAGGCATATGTTTAAAAATTTTATCGGGTTTGTATGATGTTTAA